In Eleutherodactylus coqui strain aEleCoq1 chromosome 4, aEleCoq1.hap1, whole genome shotgun sequence, the following are encoded in one genomic region:
- the LOC136625225 gene encoding F-box only protein 40-like isoform X1 encodes MGRTQRPPAGQHRHCQNCFNKRCNAPINSGISCLVMSCKLYCGATFHMCKEEEHQLLCPNEWVPCLNSVFGCPFSMSRCKQAKHLKVCPASVVCCSMDWNRWPAIDKDQTLYKNLLQEKREEERLDVAMTLRDQNILFNSLKMAELYPELSDDPKDTITRGPSEVEEDGGAVGGANPEDVGNVDVSNGEIVGLTQFEREALARGQDGLDLDKFQMWDSIFSKEMRAAKCLQSGTGQTSSNKPPDNKPKAEAGKSQEDESKKSEEGTKPQLANLEKMGLAPWQEGVLERLKSEVDCGSYNMYLVHHGSMLIRFGQMAACTPRDKDFVYGKLEAQTLKTVHTFKIPTSYCGRRAKLADDNIKKEKAEKLVDTSDLGIPVDNLPLTETIYTTLLVALERELRGHVVSQLKALDGLLIDFGTQTYDFGTDPFTKRTVLLDLLAEKNMRSLGLHLDIESECVTSRHNKSNSSFTFSCNLFFRRDEFASHFRNVHSDIQTCLGGWFQQCCPLSYLGCTFVQNRFRAAGQKSQVIYSKPMQTFAIKPLVDDSLYEGVRPNLSRSHRGKSKDSLSNLPFEVLQHIAGFLDSFSLCQLSQVSSSMRDICASLLQERGMVHLYWEKKTYSHGGTSWRSRKKIPISVAEWFISPIGCDASLAYNGYSRFLAPRSLRGMQ; translated from the exons ATG GGAAGAACCCAGCGACCTCCAGCAGGACAGCACAGGCATTGCCAGAACTGCTTCAACAAGCGCTGCAATGCACCTATCAATTCTGGCATCTCCTGTTTGGTGATGAGCTGTAAATTATACTGTGGTGCCACCTTCCACATGTGCAAAGAGGAAGAACATCAACTTCTGTGCCCCAATGAGTGGGTGCCCTGCCTAAACTCTGTGTTTGGCTGCCCTTTCTCAATGTCCCGATGCAAGCAGGCAAAACATCTGAAGGTCTGCCCGGCCAGCGTGGTCTGCTGCTCCATGGACTGGAACCGCTGGCCAGCTATAGATAAAGACCAGACGCTTTATAAAAATCTCCTGCAGGAAAAACGTGAAGAGGAACGTCTGGATGTGGCAATGACACTGAGGGACCAGAATATTCTCTTTAACTCTCTCAAAATGGCTGAACTTTATCCAGAGCTCTCAGATGATCCTAAAGACACAATAACTAGAGGTCCATCGGAGGTGGAGGAGGATGGTGGTGCAGTAGGGGGAGCAAATCCTGAAGATGTGGGAAACGTAGACGTAAGTAATGGGGAGATAGTTGGACTGACTCAGTTTGAGCGAGAGGCATTGGCTCGGGGACAGGATGGATTGGATTTAGATAAATTCCAAATGTGGGACTCTATATTTAGCAAAGAGATGAGAGCAGCAAAGTGTTTGCAGTCTGGTACTGGACAGACCAGCAGCAACAAGCCTCCTGACAACAAACCCAAAGCAGAAGCAGGGAAAAGTCAAGAAGATGAAAGCAAAAAGTCAGAAGAAGGCACAAAGCCACAGTTGGCCAATCTGGAAAAGATGGGGCTTGCTCCTTGGCAAGAGGGTGTTTTGGAAAGACTGAAATCTGAGGTGGATTGTGGGAGTTACAACATGTATTTAGTGCACCACGGTAGCATGCTGATACGATTTGGACAGATGGCTGCCTGTACTCCTCGAGATAAGGACTTTGTTTATGGCAAACTGGAAGCCCAGACTTTGAAGACTGTCCACACCTTCAAAATACCAACAAGCTACTGCGGCAGGAGGGCAAAACTTGCAGATGATAACATCAAGAAAGAGAAAGCTGAGAAACTGGTGGACACTTCTGACCTTGGAATCCCAGTAGACAATTTACCATTGACTGAAACCATTTACACTACTTTACTAGTGGCCCTTGAGAGGGAGCTGAGGGGTCATGTCGTATCTCAGCTGAAAGCCCTTGATGGATTGCTCATTGACTTTGGAACCCAGACCTATGATTTTGGAACAGATCCTTTTACCAAAAGGACAGTTTTATTAGATCTTCTGGCTGAgaagaacatgagaagtttagGTCTGCACTTGGATATAGAGAGTGAATGTGTGACTAGTAGACACAACAAGTCCAATTCCTCCTTCACCTTCTCCTGTAACCTCTTCTTTCGTCGAGATGAGTTTGCTTCACACTTTAGAAATGTCCACTCTGACATACAGACCTGCCTGGGTGGCTGGTTCCAACAATGCTGCCCACTTTCTTACTTGGGTTGCACCTTTGTACAAAACAGGTTCCGTGCTGCAGGACAAAAATCGCAGGTCATCTACAGCAAGCCTATGCAGACATTTGCAATAAAACCACTAGTCGATGATTCTTTATATGAAGGCGTAAGACCCAATCTGTCAAGAAGTCATAGAGGGAAGAGCAAGGATTCCTTGAGCAACCTGCCGTTtgaggtcctacaacatattgcTGGGTTCCTGGACAGCTTTAGCCTGTGTCAGCTCTCACAGGTGTCTTCGTCCATGAGAGATATCTGTGCCTCACTATTACAGGAGAGGGGGATGGTCCACTTGTACTGGGAGAAGAAGACATATTCACATGGTGGAACCTCATGGAGATCTCGGAAGAAG